The following DNA comes from Falsibacillus pallidus.
CCGACGGGATTTCACGTGTCCCGCCGTACTCAGGATCCACTCTGGAGGGAACGAAGTTTCAACTACAGGATTTTTACCTTCTCTGATGGACCTTTTCCATGGCTGCTTTTAAAACACTCTGCTTAATGTGGAAGGATCCAGAGCTGCAGTGCGGCCAGCCCCAGCATGCCAGGGATTCCTAAGAACCCTGATACAGACGAGGTGGCCAGATTGATTGGGACATGAAGGCCGATCCTGCTTCCAAAAGCATTGAGGAAAAATAAGAATAAGGCGCCGATCATGATTTTAATGCAGGCTGTTCCAAGAAATTTAAAAGGTTTTGCCGCAGACCCTGAAGCAAGCAAAAACAGGATCAATCCGCATAATACCGCAATAATGATAATTGGACTCAAAAAAATCTCCCCCAAGTTACTCTTTGTATCCATTCTATGAAGGGATTGTCCAAAAAGAACTTTAGGAGAGATGATTATTTACTTCATGACAATATTACGATGTTTTACTTCTTTAAATAGAAAGAAATACTTGGCTTCTGCCAATTTTGTCTGGCAGATGAGCTCTTCATTATAATCTGCACTTAAGTTGACCAGGGAGCGATGCTGGAACCAATCCTGCTTCGCTTTCTCCATGCTGTCAATCAGCTTTTGATTATATTCTTTCCGCAGTTTCCCCTTTTTTCGAAACAAGATAGGCCACCTCGTATGTGTTAAACTTCTCTTCTACCTTCTAATGCTTTGGATAAAGTTACTTCGTCGGCGTATTCCAGATCTCCGCCGACCGGTAGTCCGTGGGCGATGCGCGTGACTTTGATCCCTGACGGCTTCAGCAGCCGGGATATGTACATAGCCGTCGCTTCCCCTTCTATGTTCGGGTTGGTTGCTAAGATGACTTCTTCTACGGTTTCATCCTGCAGACGCTTCAGCAGATCCGGGATATTGATGTCTTCCGGCCCGATGCCGTCCATTGGAGAGATAGATCCGTGAAGAACGTGGTACAGACCGCCGAACTCCTTCATTTTCTCCATCGCGATGACATCCTTTGGTTCCTGCACCACACAGATGACAGTGCGGTCCCTTCTCTGGTCCTCGCAGATGTAGCACGGATCTTGATCTGTTATATGGCCGCAAACGGAGCAGTAGCCCAGGTTCCTTTTGGCATCTACAAGAGCTTTAGCGAAATCAAGGACAGTATCTTCTTTCATGCCTAATACAAAAAATGCCAGTCGGGCTGCTGTTTTCGGCCCGATTCCTGGCAATTTCATGAAGCTGTCGATCAGCTTGGATATTGGTTCAGGATAATGCATTCTATTTATTTCCCCCTACTACATTCCTGGAAGGTTCAATCCTTTAGTAAACTGTCCCATCGTTTGGTTTGTCAGTTCTTCCACTTGTTTGATTGCATCATTTGTAGCCGCTAGAACCAAATCTTGCAGCATTTCGATATCGTCTGGATCTACTACTTCTTCTTTAATATTCACTTCCAGGATTTCTTTTTGTCCAGAGATGACTACGGTAACCATGCCGCCGCCGGCAGTCCCTGTAATTTTCTTCGCGTTAAGCTCTTCTTGAGCCTCTGCCATTTTCTTTTGCATTTTTTGCATCTGTTTCATCATGTTTTGCATATTTCCCATTCCACGCATGATTCATTACCTCCAGTTATTTTAATATTAATCTTTTACTTCCAGTAAATCCGCTCCTACCAATTTCCTTGCTTCAGCAATGAACGGATCTTCTTCCGGGGCTGCCCCATCCTCAGAACCTTCTTCTCCTTGTCCATTCTGGATGAAGTCTTCCCTTATTTTCATCCACTGCTCTTCTGGGACGCCAATCGGCTGATAGGTGTTCCCTGTAAACTCTTGAAGGATGGCAGTGATCGTTTGTAAAAATATATGGTTATCCATGGCCATTTGACAATGGATTTCATATTTAAATTTAAGGACGAATGCATCTGATGATGCCGCAGCAGGTTCTGCATCGTTTAAGAGGGCAGCCTGCGACCGCATTTGACGCTGGTTTAGCATATCAAGCATATCTCCCCAGCGGCTCTTGATCGAACTGAGATCTTCCCTGGTTGCTTCTTTGAGGACCTTTTGGATTTTTCCCGCCTGTACCCTGAAGCCTTTCGTACTGCGTGCTTGTTTTTTGGCAGGCACGCTTCCCGCATCAGGCTGCGTATGGACTGGACCTTGTGCTTTCAGCTGCCTTAATTCATTTTCAAGCTCAGTGATCTTTCCAACGAGTGCCTGGTAATCGCCGCTGTCCGAGCTTGCCGAAGCTGCAGGAGCAGATGTTTGGCATAGCTTGACAAGGGATACCTCCAGATAGATCCTGGCGTTGTTGGTGAATTTCATTTCCTGCTGGGTTTTATTCAGGGTATCGATATATTCATATATCTGATGTGCCGGGATCTCTTCAGCAAGTGACTTAAATTCGTCATCCAGCAGGACCCTTTGGAGCGACTCTTCCAAATTAGGGGCTGTTTTATAAAGCAGCATATCCCTGAAATATAGGATGAAATCTTCCGTAAATCTTGAAGGGTCTTTTCCGTGGTAGATGAGTTCTTCAAGTGACATGATGGCTGTGGCTGTGTCCTTTTCATGCACGGCTTTCGCCAATTTATTGAGGTGGGACTGCGCAACGGAGCCTGTCACTGTCAATGCATCATCAAGGGTGACACTTCCTTGGCTGAAGGAAATGGTCTGGTCGAAGAGGCTGAGTGCATCCCTCATCCCGCCTTCAGCTGCACGGGCGATGATGTGCAGGGCCTTTTCGTCCGCTTCTACAGAGGCTTCATCTGCAATATGCTTCATCCATCCGACAATATCCTGAATCGTGATCCGCTTGAAGTCAAAGCGCTGGCACCGTGAAATGATCGTCAGCGGAATCTTGTGCGGCTCCGTTGTAGCCAGGATGAAAATGACATGCTTCGGAGGTTCTTCGAGTGTCTTCAGCAATGCGTTGAACGCCCCGATGGAAAGCATATGAACCTCATCGATGATATAGACCTTATATGGAACGGAACTCGGTGCAAATTTTACCTTGTCGCGTATATCGCGGATTTCTTCTACGCCATTGTTTGATGCTGCATCGATTTCGATGACATCGGAAATCGAACCGTCCGTAATGCCTTTGCATGAGTCGCACTCATTGCAAGGCTCTGCTGTCGGCCCTTTCTCACAGTTCACCGCTTTGGCGAGAATCTTTGCCGCACTCGTTTTCCCTGTCCCCCTCGGACCTGAAAAAAGATAAGCATGAGATATCTTTTGCTGCAGGAGGGCATTTTGAAGGGTTTTCGTCACATGGCCCTGGCCAATGACGTCATGGAAAAACTGCGGTCTGAAGACGCGATATAAAGCTTGATAACTCATGCAATTCCCTCCTCCTTTAACTTGCATCTATCATTTATATACATTCTACATTATAACGCATTCAAAATCGACTTTACAAAGACAAAAAAACTCATCCGATTAAGATGAGTTTTGTTTAAGTATATAACTGCCGTGCACCTTCCGTCGACTGGCAACCATAAGCGTTACCCAAGCAGTTAGCTCGGCCCAGGCTGCCCTGCGGCACATGAGAGGGACCACTTAATGCTGCTTCCTTCCGGACCTGACATGGTTCATGGATTCTCATTGCGCAGGACCCAGACGTCAACACCACTTACTTGAGGCAGACCCTACAGTTAACCAGCCTCGGGAAGGGATTCAGCCTCGCTGGAGCGGATTGCGAGTACAGGGCTCCGCTATTTCCCCGCCTAGCACGGCAAAGTTGATACCATATTAAGTTGCGTCATCGCTGACACAAAATAAGTATACTAGCTCTTACAGAAAAAAGCAATGGTTATGGGATGTCAATTCCTTCATCCGGAGCCAATCCCAATTTTGCCAAACGCTTCTCTTCTTTTTTTCTTTTCCTCAGCTCTTTAAAGAAATCCGTGAGCATGCCGCCGCACTCTTCCTCCAGGACCCCGCTTACAACTTGGCATTGATGATTGAATCTCTCATCCGTCAACAAGTTCATCAGCGTCCCTGCACATCCGGCTTTAGGATCGGGCGCACCGTAGACCACACGTTCCACTCTGGAAAGGATGAGGGCGCCGCTGCACATCGGACATGGTTCAAGGGTCACATACAGCTCTGCCCCTTCAAGCCTCCATGTCCCAAGCTTCTCGCATGCCTTTTCAATGGCGATCAGTTCGGCGTGCGTAACAGCGTTTTGGGTGGTTTCCCTTAAATTGTAGGCAGAAGAGATGATTTCCCCATCTTTGACAATGACCGCACCGATCGGGACTTCATTCAGGGCTTTCGCTTTCTCTGCTTCTTCTATGGCTTTCTTCATATAATATTCATCATTAAAATCCATATCGATTATTAACTCCTTATAAAATACATCCACTCAACCCACACTAACAACAAAGGAGTGTGAGCGAAAAATTGAAGGATTCCAATCCGAAATACGCGCTGCTGATCATCGATATCATCAATCCATTTGATTTTGAACACGGGGCAGTCCTCGCCGGCCATACAGCCAGGATCGTACAGCCCCTTTCCCGGTTGAAGCAGCAATGCAAGGAAAAGAATATACCGGTTATCTATATTAATGACCATTATAATCTATGGCAGGCGAATTTAGAAACCATCTATCAAAAATGCCTGAATGATCAAAACGAAATGATTTTATCCCATTTAAAGCCGGGGCCGGATGACTACTTTCTCATTAAGCCCAAGCACTCTGCCTTTTACGGTACTGCCCTTAATACCCTGCTGTACCATCTCGGCGTCAAATCCTTGATTTTGACTGGAATTGCCGGCAACATCTGCGTGCTCTTCAGCGCGAACGATGCCTATATGCGCGAATATACGCTCTTTATCCCATCCGACTGCCTGGCATCAGTTGCTGAGGAGGACAATCGGTATGCACTGAGAATGATGGAAAACGTGCTGC
Coding sequences within:
- a CDS encoding pro-sigmaK processing inhibitor BofA family protein, with amino-acid sequence MSPIIIIAVLCGLILFLLASGSAAKPFKFLGTACIKIMIGALFLFFLNAFGSRIGLHVPINLATSSVSGFLGIPGMLGLAALQLWILPH
- a CDS encoding isochorismatase family cysteine hydrolase — encoded protein: MSEKLKDSNPKYALLIIDIINPFDFEHGAVLAGHTARIVQPLSRLKQQCKEKNIPVIYINDHYNLWQANLETIYQKCLNDQNEMILSHLKPGPDDYFLIKPKHSAFYGTALNTLLYHLGVKSLILTGIAGNICVLFSANDAYMREYTLFIPSDCLASVAEEDNRYALRMMENVLQANVQESKIILEQYL
- a CDS encoding YaaL family protein, encoding MLFRKKGKLRKEYNQKLIDSMEKAKQDWFQHRSLVNLSADYNEELICQTKLAEAKYFFLFKEVKHRNIVMK
- the dnaX gene encoding DNA polymerase III subunit gamma/tau; the encoded protein is MSYQALYRVFRPQFFHDVIGQGHVTKTLQNALLQQKISHAYLFSGPRGTGKTSAAKILAKAVNCEKGPTAEPCNECDSCKGITDGSISDVIEIDAASNNGVEEIRDIRDKVKFAPSSVPYKVYIIDEVHMLSIGAFNALLKTLEEPPKHVIFILATTEPHKIPLTIISRCQRFDFKRITIQDIVGWMKHIADEASVEADEKALHIIARAAEGGMRDALSLFDQTISFSQGSVTLDDALTVTGSVAQSHLNKLAKAVHEKDTATAIMSLEELIYHGKDPSRFTEDFILYFRDMLLYKTAPNLEESLQRVLLDDEFKSLAEEIPAHQIYEYIDTLNKTQQEMKFTNNARIYLEVSLVKLCQTSAPAASASSDSGDYQALVGKITELENELRQLKAQGPVHTQPDAGSVPAKKQARSTKGFRVQAGKIQKVLKEATREDLSSIKSRWGDMLDMLNQRQMRSQAALLNDAEPAAASSDAFVLKFKYEIHCQMAMDNHIFLQTITAILQEFTGNTYQPIGVPEEQWMKIREDFIQNGQGEEGSEDGAAPEEDPFIAEARKLVGADLLEVKD
- the recR gene encoding recombination mediator RecR, producing MHYPEPISKLIDSFMKLPGIGPKTAARLAFFVLGMKEDTVLDFAKALVDAKRNLGYCSVCGHITDQDPCYICEDQRRDRTVICVVQEPKDVIAMEKMKEFGGLYHVLHGSISPMDGIGPEDINIPDLLKRLQDETVEEVILATNPNIEGEATAMYISRLLKPSGIKVTRIAHGLPVGGDLEYADEVTLSKALEGRREV
- the tadA gene encoding tRNA adenosine(34) deaminase TadA; amino-acid sequence: MDFNDEYYMKKAIEEAEKAKALNEVPIGAVIVKDGEIISSAYNLRETTQNAVTHAELIAIEKACEKLGTWRLEGAELYVTLEPCPMCSGALILSRVERVVYGAPDPKAGCAGTLMNLLTDERFNHQCQVVSGVLEEECGGMLTDFFKELRKRKKEEKRLAKLGLAPDEGIDIP
- a CDS encoding YbaB/EbfC family nucleoid-associated protein, producing the protein MRGMGNMQNMMKQMQKMQKKMAEAQEELNAKKITGTAGGGMVTVVISGQKEILEVNIKEEVVDPDDIEMLQDLVLAATNDAIKQVEELTNQTMGQFTKGLNLPGM